The Falco peregrinus isolate bFalPer1 chromosome 1, bFalPer1.pri, whole genome shotgun sequence genome has a window encoding:
- the CIPC gene encoding CLOCK-interacting pacemaker, producing MKSLNHHFTMAAAESDKDSGYSDGSSECLSAMEQTDSEDVLNALGWNAEDGPWRCPMTTSSSFPALSPMVVMKNVLVKQGSSSQLQSWTVQPSFEVIPAQPQLVFLRPSIPPPINPHPVGKKRNDSTNYLPILNSYPKIAPQPCKRDHSFDLEEHQGANCHKRLCTEAPKMETSPVSRSTGLPTSPFAHLPVSFKTPQDSNQQNSSTLVTSGKLSALPGFHHVSSDTQKVPGLTPLLPFGTLQAPKCTPHESESAAQTTVQSAVWSPPLVPEEICTTPELLLQQQSKCRRFQNTLVVLRRSGLLEITLKTKELIHQNQVTQAELDRLKHQTQLFIEAIKNNAPQSWAELEASLTGSDKADNNLEDPTYPNI from the exons ATGAAGAGCTTGAACCATCACTTCACCATGGCGGCAGCTGAATCTGACAAGGACTCCGGTTATTCAG ATGGAAGCTCAGAGTGCCTGAGTGCTATGGAGCAGACTGACTCAGAGGACGTGCTGAATGCGTTGGGTTGGAACGCAGAGGATGGGCCATGGCGATGCCCAATGACCACAAGCAGCTCCTTTCCTGCGCTTTCTCCTATGGTCgtaatgaaaaatgtgttaGTTAAGCAG GGGAGTTCATCACAGCTTCAATCTTGGACTGTACAGCCATCCTTTGAAGTGATTCCAGCTCAGCCACAGCTAGTGTTTCTTCGTCCATCAATCCCACCTCCCATTAACCCTCACCCTgttgggaaaaagagaaatgactCCACCAATTACCTGCCCATCCTGAATTCTTATCCCAAAATAGCACCACAGCCTTGCAAAAGAGATCACTCTTTTGATTTAGAAGAACATCAGGGAGCCAATTGCCATAAACGACTCTGCACAGAAGCACCCAAGATGGAGACTTCTCCTGTATCAAGGAGCACAGGCTTGCCTACTAGTCCTTTTGCCCACCTACCAGTTAGCTTTAAGACCCCTCAGGATTCTAACCAGCAAAATTCTTCAACGCTGGTGACAAGTGGAAAACTGTCAGCTCTTCCTGGTTTTCATCATGTTTCCAGTGACACTCAGAAAGTGCCAGGTTTGACTCCCCTTTTGCCTTTTGGAACTCTGCAGGCACCAAAGTGCACCCCTCATGAGAGCGAGAGTGCAGCACAGACTACGGTGCAGTCTGCAGTGTGGAGCCCCCCACTGGTGCCAGAAGAGATTTGCACAACCCCTGAGTTGCTCTTGCAACAACAAAGCAAGTGCAGACGCTTTCAGAATACGCTTGTTGTGCTACGCAGGTCAGGGTTGCTGGAGATCACTTTAAAAACCAAGGAGCTCATTCATCAGAACCAGGTGACTCAGGCTGAGCTGGACCGGCTGAAGCACCAAACACAGCTTTTCATAGAGGCAATAAAGAACAATGCTCCACAGTCATGGGCAGAGCTAGAAGCATCTCTAACAGGATCTGATAAAGCTGATAACAACCTTGAAGATCCCACGTATCCCAACATTTAG